One genomic segment of Helianthus annuus cultivar XRQ/B chromosome 14, HanXRQr2.0-SUNRISE, whole genome shotgun sequence includes these proteins:
- the LOC110907818 gene encoding glutathione S-transferase T3-like, producing the protein MAVVLEATSAIRIQPPTSPVRLDDDEEEVVPDSPPQNLKRKKNKGKAAETVVETKGDSKPKARPWTKVEEEALAMAEQQNGCWFWKAITDKFNAIMEQGPMRDVDSVSGKWRKMSKIINRFCDIYNLYYINPPSGSNEDDILNLALAKWDEKNKTHFEHIRAWKVLKKENKWKPIPNEVATAKRRKTSESGSYSAGGSTARCHIDINDEPEFDEEEFAVHESERPPGRDKAKKEAAGKRKAGGSNHTSSGAGSKMDESISEFRSFKELTAEKICL; encoded by the exons ATGGCGGTGGTTCTAGAGGCTACAAG CGCAATTCGAATCCAACCGCCAACATCACCGGTTCGACTTGACGATGACGAAGAAGAAGTCGTCCCCGATTCGCCACCTCAAAATCTCAAGCGCAAAAAAAACAAGGGGAAGGCGGCTGAAACCGTAGTCGAAACCAAAGGCGATTCGAAACCAAAGGCGAGACCTTGGACAAAAGTAGAGGAGGAGGCGCTAGCAATGGC ggAACAACAAAACGGGTGTTGGTTTTGGAAGGCGATAACGGATAAATTTAACGCGATTATGGAGCAAGGCCCGATGCGCGATGTCGATTCCGTCTCTGGCAAGTGGCGTAAAATGAGCAAGATCATCAACCGCTTTTGCGATATTTATAACCTTTATTACATTAATCCTCCTAGTGGGAGTAACGAGGATGACATTCTCAACCTTGCTTTGGCTAAATGGGATGAGAAGAATAAAACTCATTTCGAACACATCCGAGCATGGAAAGTTttaaagaaagaaaacaaatggaAGCCTATTCCTAACGAGGTCGCAACCGCCAAACGGAGAAAAACTTCGGAGTCTGGAAGTTATAGTGCGGGAGGCTCCACCGCTCGTTGTCACATAGACATAAACGACGAACCGGAATTTGACGAGGAGGAGTTTGCCGTTCACGAGTCGGAACGTCCCCCTGGAAGGGACAAAGCAAAAAAAGAGGCGGCCGGAAAGAGAAAAGCGGGCGGCTCGAACCATACGTCTTCCGGGGCCGGTTCGAAAATGGACGAGTCGATATCCGAATTCCGTTCGTTCAAAGAGCTCACGGCGGAAAAAATATGTTTATAA